From the Malus domestica chromosome 17, GDT2T_hap1 genome, one window contains:
- the LOC103405833 gene encoding uncharacterized protein isoform X1, whose translation MEGCNVNLSVMRKGAWTREEDDLLRQCIEIHGEGKWRQLPNKAGLNTCRKSCRLRWLNYLKPNIKRGDFTEDEVDLTIRLHKLLGNRLQFGTIVRFKSRKTCTSKDL comes from the exons ATGGAGGGATGTAACGTTAACTTGAGTGTGATGAGAAAAGGTGCCTGGACTCGAGAGGAAGATGATCTTCTCAGGCAGTGCATTGAGATTCATGGAGAAGGAAAGTGGCGCCAACTTCCTAACAAAGCAG GCTTAAACACGTGCAGGAAGAGCTGCAGATTAAGATGGTTGAACTATCTAAAGCCAAATATCAAGAGAGGGGACTTCACAGAGGATGAAGTAGATCTTACGATTAGGCTTCACAAGCTTTTAGGAAACAg GTTGCAATTTGGAACTATTGTAAGGTTTAAGTCAAGGAAAACATGCACATCCAAAGATCTTTAA
- the LOC103405833 gene encoding uncharacterized protein isoform X3 yields MEGCNVNLSVMRKGAWTREEDDLLRQCIEIHGEGKWRQLPNKAGLNTCRKSCRLRWLNYLKPNIKRGDFTEDEVDLTIRLHKLLGNSGL; encoded by the exons ATGGAGGGATGTAACGTTAACTTGAGTGTGATGAGAAAAGGTGCCTGGACTCGAGAGGAAGATGATCTTCTCAGGCAGTGCATTGAGATTCATGGAGAAGGAAAGTGGCGCCAACTTCCTAACAAAGCAG GCTTAAACACGTGCAGGAAGAGCTGCAGATTAAGATGGTTGAACTATCTAAAGCCAAATATCAAGAGAGGGGACTTCACAGAGGATGAAGTAGATCTTACGATTAGGCTTCACAAGCTTTTAGGAAACAg TGGTCTTTGA
- the LOC103405833 gene encoding uncharacterized protein LOC103405833 gives MEGCNVNLSVMRKGAWTREEDDLLRQCIEIHGEGKWRQLPNKAGLNTCRKSCRLRWLNYLKPNIKRGDFTEDEVDLTIRLHKLLGNRWSLIAGRLPGRTANDVKNYWNTQLRLNSRMKTVKNKSQEMRKNIVIRP, from the exons ATGGAGGGATGTAACGTTAACTTGAGTGTGATGAGAAAAGGTGCCTGGACTCGAGAGGAAGATGATCTTCTCAGGCAGTGCATTGAGATTCATGGAGAAGGAAAGTGGCGCCAACTTCCTAACAAAGCAG GCTTAAACACGTGCAGGAAGAGCTGCAGATTAAGATGGTTGAACTATCTAAAGCCAAATATCAAGAGAGGGGACTTCACAGAGGATGAAGTAGATCTTACGATTAGGCTTCACAAGCTTTTAGGAAACAg GTGGTCTTTGATTGCTGGAAGACTTCCAGGAAGAACAGCGAATGATGTGAAAAATTATTGGAACACTCAATTACGGTTGAACTCTCGGATGAAAACGGTGAAAAATAAATCCCAAGAAATGAGAAAGAACATTGTGATAAGACCTTAA
- the LOC103405833 gene encoding uncharacterized protein isoform X2 has protein sequence MEGCNVNLSVMRKGAWTREEDDLLRQCIEIHGEGKWRQLPNKAGLNTCRKSCRLRWLNYLKPNIKRGDFTEDEVDLTIRLHKLLGNSAPKSLRPFMTC, from the exons ATGGAGGGATGTAACGTTAACTTGAGTGTGATGAGAAAAGGTGCCTGGACTCGAGAGGAAGATGATCTTCTCAGGCAGTGCATTGAGATTCATGGAGAAGGAAAGTGGCGCCAACTTCCTAACAAAGCAG GCTTAAACACGTGCAGGAAGAGCTGCAGATTAAGATGGTTGAACTATCTAAAGCCAAATATCAAGAGAGGGGACTTCACAGAGGATGAAGTAGATCTTACGATTAGGCTTCACAAGCTTTTAGGAAACAg TGCTCCCAAAAGCCTTAGACCTTTCATGACGTGTTAA